A window of Pyrinomonadaceae bacterium genomic DNA:
TGTGTTCCATCCCGCACGCGCATCTTTCGCCGAGCTGTACACCAAGATTGTCCGCGTTGCTGGTGGACATCATGATCTGAAACGCTTGAAGGGAAGCGCGTACCTCGAATTCGACAGAAGCTGGCTGCTGGATCTCGTTCCCCCTGTTAGAGCCATGGCCCAGGTCATGCGCGAGCCGTCGCTTTTTCGCTGGCGCGATAGGATTAAGGTTTGCACTGTCCTCTGTTTCGTCCGGCTTGTGCAGGCTTTTGAAAAATCACGCCTTGCTTTTCCAACGCTATGGAATCACCACACGACAACGCGCTAGCCGGCTCACTCGTTTCCGTCATCTTGCCCGTTCACAATCGCGCGGACTGGGTGACTCGAGCAATTAAGAGCGTTCTCTCGCAAAGCTACCCGCATTTCGAGCTGTTGGTTATCAACGACGGCTCAACAGATGGCACACGGCATGTACTGAAGGGCTTCACCCCACGCATCACAATTCTCGATCAACCACACAGTGGGGCAGAAGCCGCACGTAATCTTGGTTTGGAACACGCGCGTGGAGAATTCGTCGCTTTCATCGACTCGGATGACGTGTGGTACGCCGACCGTCTCAGCCGCCAATTGCCGCTGTTCAGCAGAGATGAAGTCGGGCTGGTTTTCGGCAATGCCACACTGGTTGATTATCGACAGGGGACTCCCCGCCGTTTGCGGCGCACGTTCTTTGATGGTGTTCGTCCCAGCCGGGGGCGCGTGCTGGAGGCCTTTGCCGCCGGATGCTTCGTGCCTTGCTCGTCGGTAGTGGCCCGGCGCCAATGTTTCGAGGTTGCCGGCGGGTTCACGCCGGGACACGTCGCTGCAGACTACTTAAAATGGCTGGAGATTTCAGCGAGCTACGAGCTGGATTATGTTCCCGAGCCTGTTTTTGAATACGCCATCCATGCCGGCGGACTGTCCCACAGTTTGCCAGAGACTTTAGCGGATAGATTGGCAGCGTTTAGGGAACTGCAAGAGCGAAACCTTAATCCGGAGATGGACCTTGTAATCCGCCGAATTTTGTTCAACCTCAGCGTTAGCCTCCGCATCGCACACCTGCGCCAAGGTTCAAAGTCTCGCCCAGTGAGACCACCTTTTATCCCACCCGCGTCGCCCAGTGAGAGATTGAACTGGGCGTTGAAGTTCGCGGCCAACCAGATCAGCACGCGCGGACGATGGTGGATAATGAAGTCTGCGAACGCTCTCTCTGATTCACTATAGACCTGCCCAGTAAGCGGACGAGTAACGAAAACATGGTTTCAGCCCGAAGGGCTGAGAGACAGTAGCCGGTGGTCGCAGACCACCGGAAGGAGAAGCTAAAGAATCCGAGCATCCTGAAGGGATGCCAGAACTCGCTATTTTCTTGCACCCCTGCGGGGTGCATTGACGCATGTACGCAATCCGGAGGTCTGCGCTTCGCTGCGACCTCCGGCTACTTTCTCTCAACCATTCGGGTTGTCATATGGCGACTGTCCGGGTTCAAGCCTTTTGAGGCAAAGGCCCTTCACGATGACAGCGATTCTCATGCGGGCCGCTGACCTCTGCCCGGGCGGTTGTGGGACAGGAGACCCCGGAGCGAACTCTTAATAGCATTAATCGTCCGTCTTCCGATTAGCGGAGAGAGGAGCAGCGTCGGCGCCGCTCGACACGCCCTGAGATAGCCGGCCAAAGCCGCTCGGTAGTTTCCCCGCTCGAACTCTTCGTCAGCCGCGCGCGACCATTCGCCGCTCCGGCGGTAGCGGCGTGCGCGTCGTAACTCATGTGGCCGCAGTCCGGCCATGAAATCTTCGAACACGCTTTTCCTCATCTCCTGTATGTTGTGCGGTCGCCACTGACCATCGTGCGTGCGGTAGTCGAGCACGATTGACGGCAGGATGAGTACGGGGCCGAGCCGTGCGATGCGTAACCACAACGTACGGTCGTCAACGACGATCACTCCCGGCGGGTAGCCGCCCACCTGTCTGACTTTCTCTGTGTGGTAGAGCGTCTGGCCAGAGACGGCCGACCAGACACTCCCGTGCAACAGCTCTGGCCAGATGATTTTCTTCACGGGCTTTGACGGATGGTTGATGCGGACGCCCTGGCCGCTTTCCTTGAACTTGAACCTCGCGCCCGCAGCCGCCACGGCGCTTTCATCTTGACGCAAGGCTTCGGCGAGTTGCGCGAGGGCTTCAGGACGGAGGAGGTCGTCGTCGTCGAGGAACATGATGAACTCTCCGCGCGCCTCGGCGAGCGCGTGATTGGCGGCCACCGCGCGCTGGGAGTTCTCCGCGAGTCTGAAGATGCGCAGCCGCTCGTCGTGCTCGCGCTCGCGCGTGAGCCACTCCCAGGTGTCGTCCTCCGAGGCGTCGTCAACGACTAAAAGTTCCCATCTCTCGAACGTCTGCGCACGGACGCTTGCGACGGCCTCCGCTAAAAACGCGCGCCGGTTGTGTGTGGCGATCACAACTGAGACCGAAGGCCGCTCCATCTCAACCTTCACCCTTCCGCTCTCCCCTCCGCAGAGCCAACGGGCCTGCGGACTTCGGCGCGCGCGCACAGCTCGTCGAAAGCTGCGATGAACTGCGAGCTGTTGTGCGTCTCGCCAACCCACCGGCGACCTTCGCGTCCGAGCCGCAATCGCAGCTCGCGGTCTCCGAGCAGACGCCTTAAACCCTCGACGAATTTCGGCATTCCTTCAAGCCCGGTGCCGTCGAAGCGCCCGGTGTAGATGCCGAAGCGCGAGACCAACTCCGCTGGGTTCTGACAACTGATAACGGGCGTCGCGCAGGCAAGGGATTCAAGCATGCTAACCGCCACCCCCTCATGAATGGAGGTGTTGACGAGCGCCCATGCCGACGCGAGCAACCGCAGCTTCTCCGCGCCGTCCACGTGCCCAAGCATTTGCACGTTGGCGGGCAAGTGTGTGGGTTGCCACGCGCCCTCGCCCTCGAAGTGGTTGTTACCCAGGAAAAGAAACTCGACTTCAGGGAACTGCCGGGCCAGCTCTGCAAACAGCCACGGGCGTTTGATCGGATCGAGGCGGCCGAGGAAGATGACACGAAGCCGCTCGCTCTTTGTCTCGCCGGCTGGGTTAATGTCTATCGGGTTCGGGAGGTGAAAGATCTGCGACGGAGTAGTGCGGTAAGTATCGTGTACTTTATCCGCCAAGTCCGTCGCCAGCGTCGCGAACAGAACAGGTCGCGCGAGTAGGCGCGACGCGCGCACGATTACGCCGAGCGAGGTGCAGTTAATTTCGTCTATCCCCTGCGGCCGCGCGGGGCCGGCGCCGGGGATGCGGAGCGTGTTGATCTTCCGCACGTCGGCCGGCGGTCGCGGGTCGCGCACCCAGACGATGATTGGCGTCCGCGGCAATGCGCCTGCAAAGAAGCGGTAGCTCGGGCGGTAGTCAATCATCAACAACAAATCAAAACGCTCAGCTCGCAGTCGTCGCAAGTCCGACCGCCAAGTCACGCCTCGCGAAATCAAGCGAGTGTCATGGACCCAACTCTCAACCGCACCTTCGTTTAGTGGCAGCGTCCGGTTTAGAAAGACCGCGTCGATGCCATGTTCAGGGTGTTGGTGGAAGAAGTTCGCGACCTGCCGCGCCGCCCAACCGAACCCCCCGATCCCTCCCACCCCTTCAGCGAAGAATTCGTTAGCGACAATTCCGATCTTGATCCGCTTGAAAGTACGTTTACCAGTTCTCATAGTGAGCTAAGCGGGAAGCTGCGTTCACGCATTTGGGTGATCCATCTTTCATTGCTTCCGAAAATAGCGGACGAGTGTGAACAAGCGCCAGAGAGACGGAGTCCCTCGCTGGTAGTATCAACCAGAAGCCAAGATCTTGCAGCCAATCCCGCCAAACCAGCGCCGCGGATACAGTCTTAACCTCTCAGCCCAACGACTCGTGCGCGGCCGCTGAAAGGAGAATTCCTCTGTGGTAGCATGCGCCGAACCGGCGCGTTTGGTAAAAGTGGCACGATGGCGCTCCATCGCTATCTCAACCGGCATCCGGAAATTTAACTGAGTCATCCCAAAGAATTCAGGTTCTTTCAGTTTGAGCGGATGCTGGAGCTGCCTCATTGGCTCAAGCGACCTTGTTCCCAATCCTTACGCTTTATAGTGTTCAGGCCCTTAAGATCGCACAGCATTGAAGAGTTTGGCGATCTGATTCCACTGTCGTTATGCGTATATGCATCGTCAGAAACGGCCCGGTGACCTATTCGGAGACTTTCATCCGAAAGCATGTCACAGACCTCCCGGCTGAAACGGTGCTGTTAGATGATTGGCCCCCGTGGGCGAAATCGGCGTCGCTATGGGAGAAGAGCTTGCCGGGCCGTGCCTATCATCGTGCGCAACGCGTGCTTTTCCCCGATCGATATGAGCGGTGTATTACCTCGGCTTACGTTGAATTCTTCCGGCGACAGCAAATTGAGGTCGTGCTTGCGGAATATGGGCCCACCGGAGTCGCCGTCCTGGGGGCGTGCCGGAAATTAAACCTGCCACTCGTCGTTCACTTTCACGGATACGATATGAGTGAGCGGTGGGTGTTAGAGCGCTATGCTCAGGGCTATTCGGTGATGTTCAGGCAGGCGGCAGCGTTGATCGCGGTGTCCCGCGAAATGCAAAGAACGTTGATTGACATGGGCGCGCCGCCCGAGCGAGTGCATTACAATCCGTGCGGAGTTGATTGCGAATTTTTCCATGGAGCCAGGCCGTCCGAGTCTCCTCCGCACGTGCTAACCGTCGGACGCTTCGTCGAAAAGAAAGGGCCACAATTAACACTCGTAGCCTTTGCCGATGTGGTGAAGGCATACCCGGAAGCGCGTCTGCGCATGATTGGCGATGGGCCACTGTTCGCGGAGTGCCTGACACTCGTGGGAAGGCTTGCGATTGAACGCGCCGTAACTTTTCTGGGCACCCAACCTCACCATGTCGTGGCCGATGAGATGAGGCGCGCGCGTCTCTTTGCCCAGCACTCCATCGAAGCCGCTTCGGGTGCCATGGAAGGCACACCCGTCGCTCTTCTCGAAGCCGGCGCTAGCGGTCTCCCAGTCGTGGCCACGTATCATGGTGGTATTCCCGATGCGGTCATACCCAATCAAACAGGCCTGCTCGTCAAGGAGCGAGACGTTGCCGGAATGGCCGACCAAATGCTTCGCTTGTTACGCGATCCTTTGCTTGCCGCAGAGTTGGGCGAAGCTGCCAGACGGCGGGTTGAGATGAATTTCTCGTCAGCTCGTAGCATCAACGCGCTTTGGACAATCATCAAAGATTGCAGCGTTAGCAAACCGAATTGATGCTTCGATGTCAGCTCGAATGGAAGAGTTGGTGCCGAGGGTGGGACTCGAACCCACACGACCTTACGGTCAACGGATTTTAAGTCCGTAGCGTCTGCCATTCCGCCACCCCGGCAATCCGCAAAAAGATACCACGCAGCTTCATTGTGTCAGAAGTCCAGTTGTCGTTGGCCACCACCGAATGCCACCGTTTTGGTTACGGCAGCATACTCGCCCTTCTGACCACATCGTGGCGGTGGTAAAATGCCAGCCGCTTCGTGAGTCTTGCCATGCCGATGACTGAAGAGCAGGAAGTTTTCGTAAAACACATTCAGAAGAAGGGGTTGAAGCGCACCGCGCAGCGCGACCTGATTCTGGATGTGTTCCTGCGCACCGAAGGTCACATGTCCGGCGAAGACCTTTACCGGTTGGTGCAAGCACAGGATCCGAGCGTGGGGCAGACGACAGTCTATCGAACGCTGCGATTGCTGATGGAAGCCGGGCTGGCGCGCGAGGTGCGCTTCGGCGACGGCCGCGCGCATTACGAGCACCATTACAAACATGAGCATCACGACCACATGATTTGCTCTGAGTGCCACAAGGTCATCGAGTTTTATTCCCCGGAACTGGAAGCAATTCAGGATGCGATGGCCGCCAAGCATCGATTTGAGCTCACCGAGCATCTCTTGCGGATGATTGGTGTTTGTTATGACTGTCGAAAGGCCCGTATACCGAGCGTGAAGAAGACCCCGACTTCGCGCGCTGCCGCCCGCTAACCTGATGACTCAAACTCGCCGCCAACTCATTCAATTCTCCAGAAGTCCTGTGCGATTTTTCACCGTTGCGTTCGCGCTGATTCTGCCGCTGTCGCTGCTCGGTTGTCCCAGTACCAATAACAAGCCGACAAACATTGGAACTGTGAATTCGCCTGAGCCAAAGTCGGGTTCCGACTTTGACGGCAATCGTGCTTTTGAACACGTGCGCAAACAGGTTGAGTTCGGCCCGCGGCCTGCGGGCTCGGCCGAATTAGAGAAAACGCGCGGTTACATCGTCGATCAGCTGAAGTCGTACGGGCTCAACGTCATGGCCGACGAGTTTCAAGCGACGACGCCGCAAGGCCAGAAGAAGATGGTGAATGTCACGGCTGAACTCGCCGGTGAATCAGCTGACGTCATCATTATCTCAAGTCACTACGACACCAAGTACTTCAAAGACATCAAGTTTGTCGGCGCGAATGACGGCGGATCTTCAACCGGAGCAGTGATTGAAATCGCGCGCGTGCTGGCCGCGAAACCAAAACCGAAATTCACTTACTGGTTCGTTTTCTTCGATGGGGAAGAACCGTTTTGCGAGGACTGGGATACTTGTCAGAACCCGAATCCTGCAGATCCCGGCAATGAACTTCCGGATAACACGTACGGCAGCCGCCATTACGTCACTCAGCTGATAGCGAAAAATGAGCTGAAGCGCCTGCGCTCGATGATCTTGCTCGACATCGTGGGCTATAAAGATCTGAAGTTCGGGCGTCCGGCTTTAAGTTCGAAATGGCTTGTCGATCTAATTTGGCAGACCGCAAAGCAAGCCGGCTACGGCTCACAGTTCACTGACGCTTACGAAGGCGTCAGTGACGACGACCATGCACCGTTCCTGCGCGCGGGCGTCGATGCGGTCGATATCATTCAGCTGGGAACCTATCCTTACTGGCACACCAAGGAAGACACCCTCGATAAAGTTTCGGCGAAGAGTTTGAAAGCGGTCGGCGACGCGATGATTCTGAGTTTGCCGAAGATCGAAGAACGAATTCGAACCCACGCAAAGTAGTCAGGCCACGCTTCTCGACAGCATCGGTCCCTGGAAAACTCTTGGATGGCATTGTGTTTGCTCCTCACGGTGCCTGATGGAATGTTGTCTTAATAGAGTGCAGATAAGTTCCGAGCGCTGACGCAAGTTAAAACAAAAATGAAAATTCTGTTCGCGATTGTTTGCGCGTTGGGAGTCTTGTCCGTGGCTACGGAGGCGACTGCTCAACGGCGTCGAACAAGCCGGCCGACTGCACGGACGCAACGATCGACACCACCTGCGCCCCCGGCCCAACCCATGCCCGTTCTTCCGGACATCAGAAACGATCCGGATGTGGAAGCTGCGGACATAGCCATCATCGCGAATATTACGGCCGAATCGCTGCGATTCGACGCCATCGCCAATTCCACCGTTGAGTTTCTCGACAAGTCCAAAAACCAGACGATTTGGCAGGTTGAGCGATTCAATCTGCCCGACAAACTCGAGCCCGGCGTGACCTACCGAAACATTGGCATTCGTTTGAAGATAACCAGCCGGCTGGCTGATATTGAACGTATCGTGGCAGAAGCGCTCGGCGAAATTCCCATTACTGAAAATAGCGAACCACCAAAGGCGCCGTCGCCAGCAAATACTCCTGTTAACGCTCCACCACCGGCGACCCCGGCTGGCGCGACTAATAGTCAGAAGGGTAAGCCGTGAATTTCATATCTCGAATCGTTTCAATTTCGGCAATCGTGGCGGCGGCGGCGGTGGGCTGTGCCAGCCAACAGAAACTTCCTCCCACTCCCGATCCTGTTCAGCGCGTAAGCGCAGAAGAAACCTTTGATTTGAATATTGTTGAGCGCCGTATTACTGAGAACGATTTTTTCGCGGCGACTTCGGTCGGGTTGGACAGCCGCGAAGGGAAGAACCTGAGCATGAATGTGGGGGTCGAGGTGCGTGCCGGAAAAATTGATGTGTTAATGCGCAATGTCACCGGCACCGTTCGCTTCCGTGGCTCAATTCAAAAAGTTCTGGATCGCTTAAACTCACGCCCCGCGCGTCCCCCGCGCTGAATTGCTTTTTCGAAACGTTGGCCCCCTCCATTTGAAACCCTGGACCAAACCTGGAGGATACATGAATCACCTGAGGAGCCTCGCCCTTTGCGGCGCCTGTGTTTTGCTGGCGAGCATCGCCGCAGTGGCGCAAACACCTACAACAACCACCGGATCAACGGACGCGTCAATCACCAGCGGCAGCACACGGAATAACCAACAGCAACCGCGGCCTTCGCCGACACCAGTCACGCCCGTGCGCCCGCTGACGCAGGAAGAGCGCACGCGCCAGCAGGAGTCTAGCGCCCGTCGTCGTCAGGAAGCCGCGACTGGTGATCCTGATGTATTGCTCGACGTGCCAAACCTGTCGGTGGACGAGATCAATCTCGAGGTCGACAATTTGAAGGCGAAGGTATCGCTGGATGCGCGCCTGGCGAATCTGCTGGCTCTATCGGCCGGTGCTGACGTGAGCATCGACAAGGTGAAGCTCAACATTAAAGGAGTCAAAGCCGAAGTCTTACTGAAGGTCAGACTCGATAACGTGGCGCAGATTATCGACCGCACGCTCACGACGATTGATCGCAATCCGCAGATCCTCGAACGCTTATTGCAGACGGTAGACAAGACCGTTGACACCGTTGGCGGTGTCGCGAACACAGCGCTTCAACCCGGCGGCGTGTTAAGCCAGACGGTTAATACGCTTGGCCAAACCGTTCAGCGCACTGTCGACACGACCGGAAACATTGTCGAGCGGACATTGGATACGGCCGGGAAAGCCGTCGATTCGAAAACGATCGGCAATGTCTCGAGTTTGCGAGTTTTGTCTGAAACAACGAACTCTGCGGGACAGACGGTGCGGCGCGTTCAGGACAGCGGCGGCAGCGTTATCGAAGTCCTACTCGATAATGCGGGAAAGGTACTCAGCACTAAAGTATTGAGTCGCGGCAGCCAACCAAATCAATAGAAGGACGGTAACGAGGAGGAAACCCGAGGATTAGGAATGGGGGACTTCTGCGTGGCTTAGAGGCGGGCTCCTGCCCGCCTCTTTCTTTGTAGTAGCAACCTGCGGGAGTAGCCCGTCCGCTAAACTGTCGATGACAGCTTTCGCAGTTTCTCTTCAACCGCGGCGCCGACCTCGCTGCAGCGAGAAGCTTTCTCCTCGCCAATCAAATCGTACGTCAGTGTCTGGCCTTCGCTGAGCAGTTCCGACACCGCGACCTCCACTTTCGCAGCCGCGCGCAGCAGCCGCTCGTCATCGTGACGCTGCCCCAGCCAGTCGAGCATCATTTGCATCGAGAGCACCGCCGCGAGCGGATTCGCTTTGTCCTTACCCGCATGCTTCGGTGCGCTGCCGTGAATCGGTTCGAACATCGCATGCTCGTCGCCGATGTTGCCGCCAACCGCCAGGCCTAATCCGCCGGCGGTCGTCGCACCGTTGTCGCTGAT
This region includes:
- a CDS encoding glycosyltransferase family 2 protein, with the protein product MESPHDNALAGSLVSVILPVHNRADWVTRAIKSVLSQSYPHFELLVINDGSTDGTRHVLKGFTPRITILDQPHSGAEAARNLGLEHARGEFVAFIDSDDVWYADRLSRQLPLFSRDEVGLVFGNATLVDYRQGTPRRLRRTFFDGVRPSRGRVLEAFAAGCFVPCSSVVARRQCFEVAGGFTPGHVAADYLKWLEISASYELDYVPEPVFEYAIHAGGLSHSLPETLADRLAAFRELQERNLNPEMDLVIRRILFNLSVSLRIAHLRQGSKSRPVRPPFIPPASPSERLNWALKFAANQISTRGRWWIMKSANALSDSL
- a CDS encoding glycosyltransferase family 2 protein, with the translated sequence MERPSVSVVIATHNRRAFLAEAVASVRAQTFERWELLVVDDASEDDTWEWLTREREHDERLRIFRLAENSQRAVAANHALAEARGEFIMFLDDDDLLRPEALAQLAEALRQDESAVAAAGARFKFKESGQGVRINHPSKPVKKIIWPELLHGSVWSAVSGQTLYHTEKVRQVGGYPPGVIVVDDRTLWLRIARLGPVLILPSIVLDYRTHDGQWRPHNIQEMRKSVFEDFMAGLRPHELRRARRYRRSGEWSRAADEEFERGNYRAALAGYLRACRAAPTLLLSPLIGRRTINAIKSSLRGLLSHNRPGRGQRPA
- a CDS encoding transcriptional repressor, translating into MPMTEEQEVFVKHIQKKGLKRTAQRDLILDVFLRTEGHMSGEDLYRLVQAQDPSVGQTTVYRTLRLLMEAGLAREVRFGDGRAHYEHHYKHEHHDHMICSECHKVIEFYSPELEAIQDAMAAKHRFELTEHLLRMIGVCYDCRKARIPSVKKTPTSRAAAR
- a CDS encoding M28 family metallopeptidase encodes the protein MRFFTVAFALILPLSLLGCPSTNNKPTNIGTVNSPEPKSGSDFDGNRAFEHVRKQVEFGPRPAGSAELEKTRGYIVDQLKSYGLNVMADEFQATTPQGQKKMVNVTAELAGESADVIIISSHYDTKYFKDIKFVGANDGGSSTGAVIEIARVLAAKPKPKFTYWFVFFDGEEPFCEDWDTCQNPNPADPGNELPDNTYGSRHYVTQLIAKNELKRLRSMILLDIVGYKDLKFGRPALSSKWLVDLIWQTAKQAGYGSQFTDAYEGVSDDDHAPFLRAGVDAVDIIQLGTYPYWHTKEDTLDKVSAKSLKAVGDAMILSLPKIEERIRTHAK
- a CDS encoding glycosyltransferase translates to MRICIVRNGPVTYSETFIRKHVTDLPAETVLLDDWPPWAKSASLWEKSLPGRAYHRAQRVLFPDRYERCITSAYVEFFRRQQIEVVLAEYGPTGVAVLGACRKLNLPLVVHFHGYDMSERWVLERYAQGYSVMFRQAAALIAVSREMQRTLIDMGAPPERVHYNPCGVDCEFFHGARPSESPPHVLTVGRFVEKKGPQLTLVAFADVVKAYPEARLRMIGDGPLFAECLTLVGRLAIERAVTFLGTQPHHVVADEMRRARLFAQHSIEAASGAMEGTPVALLEAGASGLPVVATYHGGIPDAVIPNQTGLLVKERDVAGMADQMLRLLRDPLLAAELGEAARRRVEMNFSSARSINALWTIIKDCSVSKPN
- a CDS encoding glycosyltransferase, which encodes MRTGKRTFKRIKIGIVANEFFAEGVGGIGGFGWAARQVANFFHQHPEHGIDAVFLNRTLPLNEGAVESWVHDTRLISRGVTWRSDLRRLRAERFDLLLMIDYRPSYRFFAGALPRTPIIVWVRDPRPPADVRKINTLRIPGAGPARPQGIDEINCTSLGVIVRASRLLARPVLFATLATDLADKVHDTYRTTPSQIFHLPNPIDINPAGETKSERLRVIFLGRLDPIKRPWLFAELARQFPEVEFLFLGNNHFEGEGAWQPTHLPANVQMLGHVDGAEKLRLLASAWALVNTSIHEGVAVSMLESLACATPVISCQNPAELVSRFGIYTGRFDGTGLEGMPKFVEGLRRLLGDRELRLRLGREGRRWVGETHNSSQFIAAFDELCARAEVRRPVGSAEGRAEG